One window of Leishmania infantum JPCM5 genome chromosome 8 genomic DNA carries:
- a CDS encoding ubiquitin-activating enzyme-like protein has product MSDGCMGSVVDVHIGHVVIPRASAAAAAEAAEAAVVFPSAGPAHKKARIEAVATRSSASAPADVVIATAWSEERITDALRRYAVAALEAASCEAAAGSASSPSTAAAAAAVLKAVNDAASSWVAVWPAVRLSPTPADMTGSGGEATTSTMASWSTVSFSFVPGALESTASATAKGAHAGISKATVPDAAPAVDAVTLRVLAAISLPRGLCVPYRGIATAVTAGGCAGCVSAVLTESIQIRAATATPPAASSSVPHSPASRSAASPCTYGMLPAELRARPIFVVGAGGIGCEVLKVLVLSGFTQVHLIDLDTIDATNLNRQFLFRVADVGNSKADTARRAVLDWFAAADDPAPEHVSVLRGRRTPPSIVAYHDNVKADRYDDAFYRQFAVVLSALDNVSARQHVNRMCMRNNIPLIESGTMGYNGQAQPILKNVFECYDCRPKPPETRTFAVCTIHARPTTMVHCVHYAKELYEVLFGSDSSDMDGKGASALSDVGATAEAGSGSATPLQVDKQQHGATRPTDGGELSYLRAMVSDWRRRQLPAASPGCTGAPTCALAEASSTLGHNDVGDRSGREGSRASSAAALALELLRLLFVTKVEELLSLKTSWPTEPPEPLSRRDVDRVAAAHISANATGASPAPLSGDHVLSVQDCMELFVRAVTQCLARPTGLTFRKEDDAATSFVSATANMRAHVFHIAEQSLEDVRSIAGSIIPAIATTNATIAGAVVHELISLLRSSSSSFSQPASTSAAQLAPLSQAEVTGVSAPVSMQTSPRAHVVYTRKVPQVRRRRVPLPPGQRYTTPALFMEYAGDDAPSANESASKFAAPCAPLQAALALVGAEDSTAYLPRMSGAAEVGGKARRSVAVMDHYLVHSTAPNPPNRLHCGVCQDVHPEVCVTLDLRSATLGQLAHLVLESALGLEAPSVSYGSTMLYEDEDYEELADHILADVLQLPPAEAGGVAHQRQSYTLTADALNKDVPWSVVLTHDDKGAATSAPSPSTVFFQISGLEEAKAAEERALARLAAQQAQQEPPAEEDEEEALGAPPGTTGLASSAAATTAPVAVEFIVSDDDEVLDVTPATNAPSNVAAKEDIVLLD; this is encoded by the coding sequence ccctAGAAGCGGCTTCAtgtgaggcggcggcgggcagTGCTTCgtccccctccaccgctgctgctgctgcggctgttcTCAAGGCTGTGAATGATGCTGCCAGCAGCTGGGTGGCCGTGTGGCCAGcggtgcgtctctctccgaCGCCTGCAGACATGACGGGTAGCGGTGGCGAGGCAACGACATCCACCATGGCCAGCTGGTCGACAGTCAGCTTCTCCTTTGTACCTGGGGCTCTCGAGTCAACCGCCTCCGCTACTGCGAAGGGAGCCcacgccggcatcagcaagGCAACCGTGCCGGACGCTGCGCCCGCCGTGGACGCCGTGACGCTTCGTGTCTTGGCTGCAATCTCTCTTCCCCGTGGCCTCTGCGTGCCCTACCGAGGCATCGCGACTGCGGTCACGgctggcggctgcgctgggTGTGTATCTGCCGTGCTCACCGAGTCCATCCAAatccgcgccgccacggcaacaCCTCCGGCTGCGTCGTCTTCTGTGCCGCACTCACCTGCGTCTAGGTCGGCGGCGTCCCCATGCACGTATGGcatgctgccggcggagctgcgggCGAGACCTATCTTTGTTGTTGGggccggcggcatcggctGCGAGGTGCTCAAGGTTCTGGTGCTGAGCGGCTTCACGCAGGTCCACCTCATCGACCTCGACACGATCGACGCGACGAACCTCAATCGACAGTTTCTCTTCCGGGTGGCAGATGTCGGGAACTCAAAGGCGGACACGgcccgccgcgccgtgcTTGACTGGTTCGCGGCAGCCGATGACCCGGCACCCGAGCACGTCAGTGTTCTCCGTGGCCGTCGTACGCCGCCGAGCATTGTTGCGTACCACGACAACGTCAAGGCTGATCGCTACGACGACGCCTTTTACCGGCAGTTTGCCGTGGTGCTGAGCGCGCTGGACAACGTGTCGGCACGACAGCATGTGAACcgcatgtgcatgcgcaaCAACATCCCCCTCATCGAGAGCGGCACGATGGGGTACAACGGGCAGGCGCAGCCCATCCTCAAGAACGTGTTCGAGTGCTACGACTGCCGGCCAAAGCCGCCCGAGACGAGGACGTTTGCCGTATGCACCATTCACGCGCGCCCGACGACGATGGTGCACTGCGTGCACTACGCGAAGGAGCTGTACGAAGTTCTTTTTGGCAGCGACTCGTCGGACATGGATGGCAAGGGCGCGAGCGCCCTCTCGGATGTTGGTGCCACGGCCGaggccggcagcggctctgcCACGCCCTTGCAAGTGGataagcagcagcacggcgcaaCAAGGCCGACTGATGGGGGCGAGCTGTCGTACCTGCGCGCCATGGTGTCTGActggcgacgccgccagcttcccgcggcgtcgccaggGTGCACCGGCGCACCTACGTGCGCCTTGGCCGAGGCTTCGTCTACGCTAGGCCACAATGATGTTGGTGACCGTAGTGGACGTGAAGGCAGCCGTGCTtcgtccgctgctgccctcgctctcgaactgctgcgcctgctttTCGTGACCAAAGTCGAGGAACTCCTGTCTTTGAAGACGTCCTGGCCAACGGAGCCGCCGGAGCCGCTGAGTCGACGCGATGTCGATcgcgttgcggcggcgcacatcTCCGCGAATGCCACCGGGgcatcaccggcgccgctATCGGGGGATCATGTGCTGTCGGTGCAGGACTGCATGGAACTGTTCGTCAGGGCGGTGACGCAGTGTCTTGCCCGTCCAACCGGGTTGACCTTCCGGAAGGAGGACGACGCAGCGACTTCCTTCGTCAGCGCTACCGCAaacatgcgcgcgcacgtgttcCACATCGCGGAGCAGTCGCTCGAGGACGTGCGGAGCATTGCCGGCTCCATTATTCCGGCTATCGCCACGACCAACGCGACTATCGCCGGGGCCGTGGTGCACGAGTTGatctcgctgctgcgcagcagtagcagcagtTTCTCCCAGCCTGCGAGCACGAGTGCTGCTCAGCTGGCACCACTGTCGCAGGCAGAGGTGACAGGCGTGTCAGCCCCCGTGTCCATGCAGACATCGCCCCGCGCGCACGTTGTGTACACCCGCAAGGTGCCacaggtgcgccgccgccgagtgccgttgccgccagGCCAGCGATACACTACCCCCGCTCTCTTCATGGAATATGCCGGTGACGACGCACCTTCGGCGAACGAGAGTGCCTCGAAGTTTGCTGCCccctgtgcgccgctgcaggcggcgctggcgttgGTAGGCGCGGAGGACAGCACCGCATATCTTCCCCGTATGTCTGGCGCCGCAGAAGTGGGCGGCAAGGCGAGGCGAAGTGTAGCCGTGATGGACCACTACCTCGTGCACAGCACCGCGCCGAATCCACCGAACCGCCTGCACTGCGGCGTTTGCCAGGACGTGCATCCAGAAGTGTGCGTTACGCTCGATCTGCGCTCTGCAACGCTCGGCCAGCTTGCCCACCTTGTCCTCGAGAGTGCATTGGGGTTGGAGGCTCCGTCAGTCAGTTACGGATCCACCATGCTGTATGAGGATGAGGACTACGAAGAGCTGGCTGACCACATCCTCGCcgatgtgctgcagcttccACCCGCCGAGGCAGGTGGGGTCGCCCACCAACGTCAGAGCTACACTCTCACCGCTGACGCGCTCAACAAGGACGTACCATGGAGTGTAGTGCTGACGCATGACGACAAGGGGGCGGCGacatcagcgccgtcaccgtcaaCCGTGTTCTTCCAGATCTCCGGACTAgaggaggcaaaggcggcTGAAGAGAGAGCCTTGGCCCGtctcgcggcgcagcaagcGCAACAAGAGCCGCCTGCTGAagaagacgaggaagaagcCCTCGGTGCACCGCCAGGAACGACAGGCCTcgcttcttcagcagcggccacgactgcaccggtggcggtggagtTCATTGTATCAGATGACGACGAGGTGCTGGACGTGACGCCTGCAACGAACGCTCCATCGAACGTCGCGGCAAAGGAGGACATCGTGCTGCTGGACtag